A region of Anticarsia gemmatalis isolate Benzon Research Colony breed Stoneville strain chromosome 18, ilAntGemm2 primary, whole genome shotgun sequence DNA encodes the following proteins:
- the Dim1 gene encoding thioredoxin-like protein Dim1, with amino-acid sequence MSYMLGHLHNGWQVDQAILSEEDRVVVIRFGHDWDPTCMKMDEVLYSIAEKVKNFAVIYLVDITEVPDFNKMYELYDPCTVMFFFRNKHIMIDLGTGNNNKINWPLEDKQEMIDIIETVYRGARKGRGLVVSPKDYSTKYRY; translated from the exons ATGAGTTACATGCTGGGACATTTACACAACGGGTGGCAGGTGGATCAAGCCATTTTATCGGAGGAAGACCGTGTCGTT GTGATAAGATTCGGTCACGACTGGGACCCGACGTGCATGAAGATGGACGAGGTGTTGTACAGTATTGCAGAGAAGGTGAAGAACTTTGCAGTCATATACCTGGTGGATATCACTGAAGTACCAGACTTCAACAAAAT GTACGAGTTGTATGACCCATGCACAGTGATGTTCTTCTTCCGCAACAAGCACATCATGATAGATCTGGGCACGGGCAACAACAACAAGATCAACTGGCCGCTGGAGGACAAGCAGGAGATGATTGACATCATTGAGACTGTGTACCGAGGTGCGAGGAAGGGCAGAGGTCTTGTCGTCTCACCTAAGGACTACTCCACTAAGTACCGATACTGA